The proteins below are encoded in one region of Desulfobacterales bacterium:
- the iorA gene encoding indolepyruvate ferredoxin oxidoreductase subunit alpha, which yields MHKLIVDKPGERAFLLGNEAIARGAVEAGVAFASTYPGTPSSEISLNFFQMARESDLYFEYSTNEKVALEVAAAAANSGLRSMCIMKHVGVNVAADALMTLAYVGVRGGLVILTADDPYMFSSQNEQDNRYYGKLSGLPILEPSSAQEAKDMVGYAFDLSEKLQEPVLFRTTTRLNHSTAPIEFGQMKAPQTAGDFTKDPFNYVTVPAVSRNLHIKLLKHIEEAEQIACDSPYNFTLGEGPWGVVCNGVSYNYVTDAVKELNISDKTRVLRVGFSHPMPGELIKTFLAGCEKVLVVEEGEPYMEEAVKALAQEAGLTIPIMGKDPELFSRLFEYDPALVRKTMAAYFGIPYEPPKLPDASDVPELPQRPPNLCAGCSHRATFYAVNKAAEGIETIRPTDIGCYTLGFLPPLSSGDFLICMGSSAGTACGFSKATGKKVIGFIGDSTFFHSGIPGLINAVFNRHDLTLVILDNQTTAMTGHQPHPGVDMDELNYGGYQQVSIESVVRGIGVEHVTVIKPYNVKKSIAAVKEAISHDGVSVIIARQNCTLFEKSLKKSVGRPFYVSDRCKNHRICINELGCPAFYVENDSVQINSALCTGCGVCVQVCPEHAILPLKKTE from the coding sequence ATGCATAAGCTGATTGTTGACAAGCCCGGGGAAAGGGCGTTTCTCTTAGGCAACGAGGCCATCGCCCGGGGCGCCGTGGAGGCGGGGGTGGCGTTTGCCTCTACCTATCCGGGCACGCCGTCGTCTGAAATCTCCCTGAATTTTTTTCAGATGGCCCGGGAAAGCGATCTCTATTTTGAATACAGCACCAATGAGAAGGTGGCCCTGGAGGTCGCGGCCGCGGCTGCGAATTCCGGTTTGCGCAGCATGTGCATCATGAAGCATGTGGGCGTGAATGTGGCCGCTGATGCGCTGATGACTTTGGCCTATGTCGGGGTGCGCGGCGGGCTGGTCATACTGACCGCGGATGACCCCTATATGTTCTCCAGCCAGAACGAGCAGGACAACCGCTATTACGGAAAGCTCTCCGGTCTTCCCATACTTGAGCCCTCTTCGGCCCAGGAGGCAAAGGATATGGTGGGGTATGCATTTGATCTTTCAGAAAAACTCCAGGAGCCGGTCCTTTTCCGCACCACCACGCGGCTCAACCACTCGACCGCCCCCATCGAGTTCGGCCAAATGAAGGCGCCCCAGACAGCCGGGGATTTCACAAAAGATCCGTTCAACTATGTCACCGTGCCCGCGGTGTCGCGCAACCTGCACATTAAGCTCCTGAAACATATTGAAGAAGCCGAGCAGATCGCCTGCGACTCCCCGTATAATTTCACCCTCGGGGAGGGGCCCTGGGGCGTTGTCTGCAACGGCGTCAGCTACAATTATGTGACCGATGCGGTGAAAGAGCTGAATATAAGCGATAAAACCCGGGTTTTGCGGGTCGGATTTTCCCATCCCATGCCGGGGGAGCTGATCAAAACCTTTTTGGCCGGATGCGAGAAGGTGCTGGTGGTCGAGGAGGGCGAGCCCTATATGGAGGAGGCCGTCAAAGCCCTGGCCCAGGAGGCCGGACTGACGATTCCCATTATGGGAAAAGATCCGGAACTTTTCTCCCGGTTGTTCGAATATGATCCGGCGCTTGTCAGAAAAACCATGGCCGCGTATTTTGGTATCCCCTATGAGCCGCCCAAACTGCCGGATGCATCCGATGTGCCGGAGCTGCCCCAGCGGCCGCCGAACCTGTGTGCGGGCTGCTCACACCGGGCAACCTTTTATGCGGTGAACAAGGCGGCCGAGGGGATTGAGACCATCCGGCCGACGGATATCGGCTGCTATACCCTGGGATTTCTGCCCCCGCTTTCCAGCGGGGATTTTCTCATCTGTATGGGCTCCTCCGCCGGCACCGCCTGCGGGTTTTCAAAGGCCACGGGTAAAAAGGTTATCGGGTTTATCGGCGATTCCACCTTTTTCCACTCCGGCATTCCGGGCTTAATCAACGCGGTGTTCAACCGCCATGACCTGACACTGGTGATTCTGGACAACCAGACCACGGCCATGACCGGCCATCAGCCCCATCCTGGCGTGGATATGGATGAGCTGAATTACGGCGGCTACCAGCAGGTCTCCATTGAATCCGTGGTGCGCGGCATCGGGGTGGAGCATGTGACCGTCATCAAACCCTATAATGTAAAAAAAAGCATTGCCGCGGTCAAAGAGGCGATTTCCCATGACGGGGTTTCAGTGATTATCGCCCGGCAGAACTGTACGTTGTTTGAAAAAAGCCTCAAAAAATCGGTGGGAAGGCCTTTTTATGTGAGCGATCGCTGCAAAAACCATCGGATCTGTATCAATGAACTGGGATGCCCGGCGTTTTATGTGGAAAACGATTCCGTGCAGATCAACTCGGCCCTTTGCACCGGCTGCGGGGTCTGCGTGCAGGTTTGTCCGGAGCATGCCATTTTGCCGCTTAAAAAAACTGAATAA
- a CDS encoding MBL fold metallo-hydrolase, with product MYIKCWGSRGSIPVSGSEYDKYGGDTTCIEIRTKSGELIIVDAGSGMRRLGNQLTIEGCRLFHMLFTHSHWDHLLGFPFFKPLFSSESNIQIYRCPFPGKFVETIVAKMMSPPHFPVRYSDLRAKISYQQGCPSSFQIDTVTVTPIALSHPNSGCGYKFEEDGKSFVFLTDNELGYTHPGGLKFKDYKAFCEGADLLFHDAEYTPEEYAQSIEWGHSTYTAALELALAAGVKRLGLFHHNRDRTDQGMDHILNQTRNIISERKSGLACYAIGRDMSFEV from the coding sequence ATGTACATTAAATGCTGGGGGTCCAGGGGGTCTATACCGGTTTCCGGGTCTGAGTATGATAAATACGGCGGTGATACCACCTGCATTGAGATCCGCACGAAGAGCGGCGAACTGATTATTGTGGATGCCGGCTCCGGCATGCGGCGGCTGGGCAACCAGCTTACCATCGAGGGCTGCCGGCTTTTCCATATGCTGTTTACCCATTCCCACTGGGATCACCTCCTGGGATTTCCCTTTTTTAAGCCCCTGTTCAGTTCGGAGTCGAATATCCAGATTTACCGGTGCCCGTTTCCCGGCAAGTTTGTCGAGACCATCGTAGCCAAAATGATGAGCCCGCCTCATTTTCCGGTCCGGTATTCGGACCTTCGCGCCAAAATTTCGTATCAGCAGGGCTGCCCGTCAAGCTTTCAAATCGATACGGTGACCGTCACCCCGATCGCCTTGAGCCACCCCAACAGCGGATGCGGATACAAATTCGAGGAAGATGGCAAATCCTTTGTTTTTCTAACGGATAACGAATTGGGCTACACGCACCCCGGCGGCCTGAAATTTAAGGATTACAAAGCCTTTTGCGAAGGCGCGGATCTCTTGTTCCATGATGCGGAGTACACGCCCGAGGAATACGCCCAAAGCATTGAATGGGGACATTCCACCTATACCGCCGCCCTGGAACTGGCCCTGGCCGCCGGTGTCAAACGGCTGGGGCTTTTCCATCACAACCGGGACCGCACGGATCAGGGCATGGACCACATACTGAATCAGACCCGCAATATTATCTCCGAGCGAAAATCCGGGCTGGCTTGCTATGCTATAGGCCGGGATATGAGCTTTGAAGTCTGA
- a CDS encoding DUF6178 family protein, translating into MTTPITGSSEWERHLKRVEKLDAERKRILSQPPETAYREILDHPQPTALIHSFAEEDFFFLIHDIGPSDSLELLAMASSRQWEYILDAEIWQRDRIDLKSMTHWLNLLLKAAPSRFINWAQAEKSDLIEYYLYQTVDVCIREHDQDPSELDGDFYTFDDTYYIRLIESPAERENDPDSLEKQQSFLADMLYRLAMTDHVKYQETLLRALNVLPAESEEEAYRFRNVRLAEKGFLPFDEAVGVYQPINIKVIQKQAKQIQGGRRLEANFLPIPLNHLAFLEKGSRFSRALSIMSLDETFQQIQIEFAGLCNQIAAADQKPIHEREELREIVKKSCGYLEIGLERLADKKTRLDDSQTAAYIKTYPLIDIFRLGYGLVVGLRQRAKQWQQQSWFANNRLALSFWDEFLVGVLGGLLVNRPKFFDNYQTTDGLYREFASFKDIKSTHKALKQAMAFDDMLSCMAINTDDLPEGHFVTYKNLLLTLWARHELSLPVLPEPIPTETFKPFYRSLWEANGDGPKIRESMKSEFLSWLSRASAFTEEEISNNLGRALEALFAEIVSEYGGVSAEDLDPRFVNLFMLSA; encoded by the coding sequence ATGACAACACCGATAACCGGAAGCAGCGAGTGGGAAAGACACCTTAAGCGGGTGGAAAAACTGGATGCGGAACGAAAACGGATCCTTTCCCAGCCGCCGGAAACCGCCTATCGGGAGATCCTGGACCACCCGCAGCCGACCGCGCTGATTCACTCATTTGCAGAAGAAGACTTCTTTTTTCTGATCCATGACATCGGTCCGTCCGATTCTCTGGAACTTCTGGCCATGGCCTCCTCAAGGCAGTGGGAATATATCCTGGACGCTGAAATCTGGCAGCGCGACCGGATCGATTTAAAATCCATGACCCACTGGCTGAATCTGCTGCTAAAAGCCGCCCCCAGCCGGTTTATTAACTGGGCGCAGGCGGAAAAATCCGATTTAATTGAATACTATCTCTATCAGACCGTAGATGTCTGCATCCGGGAGCATGACCAGGATCCCTCGGAGCTGGACGGCGATTTCTACACCTTTGATGACACCTACTATATCCGCCTGATCGAATCACCGGCGGAGCGGGAAAATGATCCGGACAGCCTGGAAAAGCAGCAATCCTTTCTGGCCGACATGCTCTACCGCCTGGCCATGACCGATCACGTCAAATACCAGGAGACGCTCTTAAGGGCCCTTAACGTGCTTCCGGCTGAAAGCGAGGAGGAGGCCTACCGCTTCCGCAACGTACGGCTGGCGGAAAAAGGATTTCTGCCCTTTGATGAGGCAGTGGGCGTCTATCAGCCGATCAATATCAAGGTGATCCAAAAGCAGGCAAAACAGATCCAGGGGGGGCGGCGTCTCGAGGCGAATTTTCTGCCCATCCCGCTCAATCACCTCGCGTTTCTGGAAAAGGGCAGCCGGTTTAGCCGGGCTTTGAGCATCATGAGCCTGGATGAGACCTTTCAGCAGATTCAAATCGAATTCGCCGGCCTCTGCAACCAGATTGCCGCGGCCGATCAAAAACCGATCCACGAGCGGGAAGAACTTCGGGAAATCGTTAAAAAATCCTGCGGCTACCTGGAAATCGGCCTTGAGCGCCTGGCCGACAAAAAGACCCGGCTTGATGACAGCCAGACGGCGGCTTATATCAAAACCTATCCGCTCATCGATATCTTCCGGCTGGGCTACGGCCTGGTGGTCGGCCTGCGGCAGCGGGCCAAACAATGGCAGCAGCAAAGCTGGTTTGCCAACAACCGGCTGGCGCTTAGCTTCTGGGACGAATTTCTGGTGGGGGTCCTCGGCGGGCTCTTGGTCAACCGACCGAAATTCTTTGACAATTACCAGACCACAGATGGACTCTATCGGGAGTTTGCCTCGTTTAAAGACATCAAGTCCACCCACAAAGCCCTAAAGCAGGCCATGGCCTTTGACGATATGCTCTCATGCATGGCAATTAATACGGATGATCTGCCCGAAGGCCATTTTGTCACCTATAAAAACCTCCTGCTCACCCTGTGGGCAAGACATGAGCTCAGCCTCCCGGTTCTGCCCGAGCCGATCCCAACAGAGACGTTCAAGCCCTTTTACCGCTCCCTGTGGGAGGCAAACGGGGACGGGCCAAAAATCAGAGAATCCATGAAATCCGAATTTCTTTCCTGGCTCTCCCGGGCCTCGGCATTTACCGAAGAGGAAATCTCAAACAATCTGGGCCGCGCCCTGGAAGCACTTTTTGCCGAAATCGTCTCGGAATACGGCGGCGTCTCAGCCGAGGATCTGGATCCCCGGTTTGTAAATCTGTTTATGCTGAGCGCGTGA
- the sixA gene encoding phosphohistidine phosphatase SixA — protein MALYLVQHGKNLKKDVDPDQSLSEEGIADVKRIAETAAGYNVKVGEIKHSGKKRARQTAEIFADYLQAGGGVQEMAGIKALDDVVPVAQSADPGGNMMLVGHLPFMERITSYLTAGNPDITVMKFQNGGIVCLDQLDDTSDWAIKWTLLPNIG, from the coding sequence ATGGCACTTTATTTGGTTCAGCACGGCAAAAATTTAAAAAAGGATGTGGACCCCGACCAGTCCCTTTCGGAGGAAGGGATTGCGGACGTGAAACGCATTGCCGAAACCGCGGCCGGGTATAACGTGAAAGTGGGCGAAATCAAACACAGCGGTAAAAAGCGGGCCCGGCAGACCGCAGAGATATTTGCGGATTACCTCCAGGCCGGCGGCGGGGTCCAGGAAATGGCGGGGATTAAAGCGCTTGACGATGTGGTCCCTGTCGCCCAAAGCGCGGATCCCGGAGGAAATATGATGCTGGTTGGGCACCTCCCGTTTATGGAGCGCATCACCAGTTATCTGACCGCCGGCAATCCGGATATCACTGTGATGAAATTCCAGAACGGCGGCATCGTCTGCCTGGATCAGCTCGATGATACCAGCGACTGGGCCATTAAGTGGACGCTTCTGCCCAACATCGGTTAA
- a CDS encoding nitroreductase family protein: MIADLVKQNRSCRRFKEDRPISPETLESLVDLGRLSASAANRQPLKYILSGDPAVNAEIFSCLAWAAYLKDWPGPAAGERPSAYIVILGDTEISTDFWCDHGIAGQSILLGACEQGLAGCFIGAINREKLRAALEIPERYKIMLVIALGEPAETIVIDSTATDNNIRYWRDENGVHHVPKRPLHEIILKTYPGPRGI; the protein is encoded by the coding sequence ATGATTGCGGATCTTGTTAAGCAAAACCGCAGCTGCCGGCGATTTAAGGAAGACCGGCCGATTTCGCCGGAGACCCTTGAATCCCTGGTTGATTTAGGCCGGTTGTCCGCATCCGCCGCCAACCGGCAGCCGCTGAAATACATTCTGTCCGGCGATCCGGCGGTTAACGCCGAAATTTTTTCCTGCCTCGCATGGGCTGCCTACCTCAAGGACTGGCCGGGCCCGGCGGCGGGCGAGCGGCCGAGCGCCTATATCGTCATTTTGGGGGATACGGAGATCAGCACGGATTTCTGGTGCGACCACGGCATTGCCGGACAGAGCATTCTTTTGGGCGCCTGCGAGCAGGGGCTTGCCGGATGTTTCATAGGCGCCATCAACCGCGAAAAGCTGCGCGCGGCCCTGGAAATCCCGGAACGCTATAAAATCATGCTGGTGATCGCCCTGGGCGAACCGGCTGAAACCATTGTTATTGACTCAACAGCCACTGACAATAATATCCGGTACTGGCGGGACGAAAACGGTGTGCATCATGTGCCCAAACGCCCGCTGCACGAGATTATCCTGAAGACCTATCCCGGCCCCCGCGGCATCTAA
- a CDS encoding ASKHA domain-containing protein codes for MQDEQSGWTVTLNLPAPSLDDNRADADRLKAVLASAFNADAVDIDLSLLKKLPARLRKWDYQARCLCFNDYGRLRLVGIKAPSDSAPFYGLAVDLGTTRVVFRLINLDTGEAMAEQAFDNPQIEIGPDILERIHYADTDGGLEKLNRLIINGFQENIDAICRKAEIRGQDIYLMAVAGNTSMGHLFMGLFPGGIIREPYIPVVNRPGLLPAASLGIDIHPDACVFVFPNVGSYFGGDLIAGILYSEMHECDDIAMLVDVGTNAEVVLGNRDWLVACAGAAGPALEGGVSRIGMTAGPGVIDEIRIDPKTLAFDIHTIDDQPPKGICGSGMIDLVAQLFLAGLLDIRGRLVPDAHPERIYKTDDERRLVIVNAEQSATGEALTLGQADFDSLIRSKAAMYTILETITGYVGVTFKDISRFYVAGTFGSFIRPRSAITIGMIPDLPEETYQPLGNSSLGGAARLLEEQTAMTAVQRIYQNITYLELNVNQEFMNRFSAAKFLPHTEADHFPSVRQAH; via the coding sequence ATGCAGGATGAACAGAGCGGATGGACCGTCACCTTAAATTTACCCGCCCCCTCCCTGGATGATAACCGGGCGGATGCGGACCGGTTAAAAGCCGTCCTGGCATCCGCCTTTAACGCCGACGCCGTTGATATTGATCTTTCCCTGCTAAAAAAGCTGCCGGCCCGTCTGCGTAAGTGGGATTACCAGGCGCGCTGCCTCTGCTTTAACGACTACGGGCGGCTGCGTCTGGTGGGCATCAAGGCGCCGTCTGATTCCGCGCCGTTTTATGGGCTGGCCGTGGACCTGGGCACCACCCGCGTGGTGTTTCGGCTGATAAATCTTGATACGGGCGAGGCCATGGCGGAACAGGCCTTTGACAACCCCCAGATTGAAATCGGCCCGGATATCCTTGAGCGCATTCACTATGCGGATACGGATGGCGGTCTGGAGAAGCTGAACCGGCTGATTATAAACGGTTTTCAAGAAAATATAGACGCCATATGCCGCAAAGCTGAGATCCGCGGGCAGGATATCTATCTAATGGCGGTGGCGGGAAATACCAGCATGGGGCATCTATTCATGGGGCTTTTTCCGGGCGGGATTATCCGCGAGCCCTATATCCCGGTGGTTAACCGGCCGGGTCTCCTGCCGGCGGCCTCCCTTGGCATAGACATTCATCCGGATGCCTGTGTGTTTGTGTTTCCGAATGTGGGCAGCTATTTCGGCGGGGATCTGATAGCCGGTATCCTTTATTCCGAAATGCACGAGTGCGATGACATCGCCATGCTGGTGGATGTGGGGACCAATGCCGAAGTGGTGCTGGGAAACCGCGATTGGCTGGTTGCGTGCGCGGGTGCCGCCGGCCCGGCACTTGAAGGCGGGGTGTCGAGAATTGGCATGACCGCCGGTCCCGGGGTGATCGATGAGATTCGGATCGATCCGAAAACCCTGGCGTTTGATATCCATACCATTGATGATCAGCCGCCAAAAGGTATCTGCGGTTCGGGCATGATCGATCTGGTCGCCCAGCTTTTTCTCGCCGGGCTATTGGATATCCGGGGCCGTCTGGTGCCGGATGCCCATCCGGAGCGCATATACAAAACAGATGACGAGCGCCGTTTAGTGATTGTTAATGCTGAACAGTCGGCCACCGGCGAGGCCCTGACCCTGGGACAGGCGGATTTTGACAGTCTGATCCGCTCCAAGGCGGCCATGTACACGATCTTAGAAACCATTACCGGATATGTGGGCGTCACATTCAAGGACATCAGCCGGTTTTATGTGGCCGGGACATTCGGCTCCTTTATCCGGCCCCGCTCGGCCATCACCATCGGCATGATTCCGGACCTGCCCGAGGAGACCTATCAGCCGCTGGGTAACAGCTCATTGGGCGGCGCCGCCCGTCTGCTCGAGGAGCAGACGGCCATGACCGCGGTCCAGCGGATCTACCAGAACATCACCTACCTGGAATTAAACGTGAACCAGGAATTCATGAACCGTTTCAGCGCGGCCAAATTCCTGCCGCACACCGAGGCAGATCACTTTCCGTCTGTCAGGCAGGCGCATTAG
- a CDS encoding 50S ribosomal protein L11 methyltransferase: MPHKPSGNVDKAPPCPYLYIYYLSGRLSVKETHDFGASFIGNWEEGETSFLFFARPADDMIEKFLAARPRLELKDRFEMSYADWHGGPVAPFQVGGLQVVPPWAKTPSGTAEQTLVLDPGVVFGAGNHPTTRHCLMAVETLMANETVEAVLDLGAGTGLLALAAARRGAARVLAVDNNFLAAKTVWTNIRHNHLTDRMLSIAGDARDFIDWPADLVVANIHYDVMQQLVAAPGFRQKKWFVLSGLMRTQARRIKDRLVRCRAEILEEWIQDGIWHTMLGKMM; encoded by the coding sequence ATGCCGCATAAACCGTCCGGGAACGTGGATAAGGCGCCGCCCTGTCCGTATCTCTATATCTATTACCTCTCCGGCCGGCTGAGCGTAAAGGAGACCCATGATTTTGGGGCTTCGTTTATCGGGAACTGGGAAGAGGGGGAGACCTCGTTTCTTTTTTTTGCCCGTCCGGCGGATGACATGATAGAAAAGTTTTTAGCGGCCCGCCCCCGTCTGGAGCTCAAAGACCGGTTTGAGATGAGCTATGCGGACTGGCATGGGGGGCCGGTGGCGCCGTTTCAGGTGGGCGGTTTGCAGGTGGTGCCGCCATGGGCGAAAACGCCTTCGGGGACGGCTGAGCAGACGCTTGTGCTGGATCCGGGCGTGGTTTTCGGTGCGGGCAATCACCCCACCACCCGGCACTGCCTGATGGCCGTTGAGACGCTCATGGCCAATGAAACGGTTGAAGCCGTGCTCGATCTGGGGGCCGGTACCGGGCTTCTGGCCCTGGCGGCGGCCCGTCGGGGGGCGGCCCGTGTGCTGGCCGTGGATAATAATTTTCTGGCCGCCAAGACCGTGTGGACGAATATCCGGCATAATCATCTAACGGATCGGATGCTTTCCATCGCCGGCGACGCCCGGGACTTTATTGATTGGCCGGCGGATCTGGTGGTGGCCAACATCCATTATGATGTGATGCAGCAGCTGGTGGCAGCCCCCGGTTTTCGGCAGAAAAAATGGTTTGTCCTGTCCGGGCTCATGCGTACCCAGGCCCGGCGGATTAAAGACCGGCTTGTGCGCTGCCGGGCTGAAATACTGGAGGAATGGATACAGGACGGCATCTGGCACACGATGTTGGGGAAAATGATGTAA
- a CDS encoding XTP/dITP diphosphatase, which translates to MKNNRILVVATRNKGKTAEIRDLLKDFPIAVKNLNDFGPIPEAPEDGSTFDENAYQKSSLTARVLGLPALADDSGLCVEALGGAPGIHSARYAGENATEAEKCEKLLADMKGIQNRNAAFECVLSLAVPTGAALTYEARCEGIITEAPMGENGFGYDPVFYYPPLDKTFAQLTMAEKSRVSHRGKALREFKSEIDKVLVWIEQQMPVQERFECKE; encoded by the coding sequence ATGAAAAACAATCGAATACTTGTGGTGGCGACCCGCAATAAGGGAAAAACTGCCGAGATCCGGGACCTGCTGAAAGATTTTCCGATCGCGGTCAAAAACTTAAATGACTTTGGCCCGATTCCGGAAGCGCCGGAGGACGGCAGCACCTTTGACGAAAATGCGTATCAAAAGTCGAGCCTCACCGCCCGGGTGTTAGGGCTGCCGGCACTGGCGGATGACTCCGGGCTGTGCGTGGAAGCCCTGGGCGGGGCCCCGGGAATCCATTCCGCGCGCTATGCCGGGGAAAACGCGACAGAGGCCGAAAAATGCGAAAAACTCCTGGCGGACATGAAAGGCATTCAAAACAGAAACGCCGCCTTTGAATGCGTGCTGTCCCTGGCGGTGCCAACGGGCGCGGCCCTGACCTACGAGGCCCGGTGTGAAGGCATTATCACCGAAGCGCCCATGGGTGAGAACGGCTTCGGCTATGACCCGGTATTTTATTATCCGCCCCTGGATAAAACATTCGCCCAGCTCACCATGGCGGAAAAAAGCCGGGTCAGCCACCGGGGCAAAGCGCTTCGGGAGTTTAAATCAGAGATCGACAAGGTGCTTGTCTGGATTGAACAGCAGATGCCCGTACAGGAACGATTTGAGTGTAAGGAGTGA
- a CDS encoding AAA family ATPase produces MAYTVALAGKGGTGKTTLAGLLVKYMVKNGKTPILAVDADSNFNFNEVLGLTVTDTLGNAREDMKKGAVPSGMTKDVFITMRMEEAVMETGNYDLIVMGQPEGQGCYCAANSLLVNALERLSDNYPYIVLDNEAGMEHISRLTTKNVDVLLIVTDASRRGLQAALRINELASELNIGVMRTCLIFNQAKNGVPDKAAKMVEEAGVELLGSVPEDASIYDYDFEGTPIINLPEDSQAVQNAFALFDKIF; encoded by the coding sequence ATGGCATACACTGTAGCCCTAGCGGGCAAAGGCGGCACCGGAAAGACCACGCTTGCCGGACTGCTGGTCAAATATATGGTAAAAAACGGGAAAACCCCGATTCTGGCCGTGGATGCGGATTCCAACTTTAATTTTAACGAGGTGCTCGGTCTGACCGTAACCGATACGCTCGGCAATGCGCGAGAGGATATGAAAAAGGGGGCCGTGCCCAGCGGCATGACCAAGGATGTCTTCATCACCATGCGGATGGAGGAGGCGGTCATGGAAACCGGGAACTATGATCTTATCGTGATGGGCCAGCCCGAGGGCCAGGGCTGTTATTGTGCGGCCAATAGTCTGCTGGTCAACGCGCTTGAGCGGCTATCGGATAATTACCCCTATATCGTGCTGGATAACGAGGCGGGTATGGAGCATATCAGCCGGCTGACCACCAAGAATGTGGATGTGCTGCTGATTGTCACGGATGCCTCAAGGCGGGGGCTCCAGGCGGCCCTTCGCATCAATGAGCTCGCCTCGGAGTTAAATATCGGGGTGATGCGGACCTGTCTGATTTTCAATCAGGCCAAAAACGGGGTGCCGGACAAAGCCGCCAAAATGGTGGAAGAGGCCGGTGTGGAGCTTCTGGGATCAGTGCCCGAGGATGCCTCGATTTATGATTATGATTTCGAGGGCACACCGATTATAAATCTCCCGGAAGACAGCCAGGCCGTGCAGAATGCCTTTGCGCTGTTTGACAAGATTTTTTGA
- a CDS encoding indolepyruvate oxidoreductase subunit beta — MDITRLIIVAVGGQGNLLASKVLGEAACRENVPVRMSEIHGMAQRGGVVESAMVFGDAESTIISDGEANILLSFEPLEALRAIKKCNSRTVVITNTAPLPPFTAAIGKGTYPDMDRMLALLKAKTGHLITLDAARLAKSAGNELSVNIVLLGALIEIDLLPVTPESVQAAIKETTKKAFLDTNLKALELGREAVRDQIS, encoded by the coding sequence ATGGATATTACACGCTTGATCATTGTTGCCGTAGGAGGCCAGGGCAATCTGTTGGCCTCAAAAGTGCTGGGCGAAGCCGCCTGCCGGGAGAATGTGCCGGTTCGGATGAGTGAAATCCACGGAATGGCGCAGCGGGGCGGCGTCGTGGAATCGGCCATGGTGTTTGGCGATGCGGAAAGCACCATTATTTCAGACGGCGAGGCAAATATTCTGCTGAGCTTTGAGCCGCTGGAGGCGCTTCGGGCGATAAAAAAATGCAATTCCCGGACGGTTGTGATCACCAATACCGCGCCGCTGCCGCCGTTTACCGCGGCCATCGGCAAAGGGACCTATCCGGATATGGACAGGATGCTGGCACTCCTTAAGGCCAAAACCGGGCATCTGATTACCCTGGATGCCGCCCGCCTGGCCAAATCCGCCGGAAATGAGCTATCGGTCAATATCGTGCTTCTGGGCGCGCTGATCGAGATTGATCTGCTCCCGGTCACCCCGGAGAGCGTGCAGGCCGCGATTAAGGAAACCACCAAAAAAGCTTTTCTGGACACAAATTTGAAGGCATTGGAGCTGGGGCGCGAGGCCGTGCGGGATCAGATTTCCTGA